Genomic DNA from Spirochaetota bacterium:
ATCCCCACTGCCCCTGCTACATTGCAGGCATTTTGTCTCAGTAACTATCGCCCAAACATTAAGGCCATACAATTACCGCAAACAATACAAAACTTTGGCTCTGACCCCCTGATTGTTGATACCATACTGCACCATAATCCAACCCATGTAGCTTTTACCTGCTATCTGTGGAATGTGGAACGATCTTGTGCCATAGCGCAAAAAATAAAGGCTCTGACCACAGTAACCATACTGTTTGGCGGTCCTGAAATACAGCTGCAATCCTATATCCTCAGGCAGCATCACCCTGAAGTAGATATGTTTATCATTGGCGAAGGGGAGTTTTTCTTTGACCACTATGTGCACAACACCCATACCCAATATCTTCATACCATCAATAGCAATGCTGTATTTATTCAGCCTGCCAGCTGTTTTGTGCCTTTAAAAAAGTTGGTTGAACCGTATACACTGGGATACCTGCAACCTATGTATGATGGAAGCCTCAGCGTGGAAGTAATTCGCGGGTGCCCGTTTACCTGCAATTACTGCCTGTATTCAAAAAATACTAGTAAGGTTAGAGCATTCCCTGCCGATACCTTGCAAGCAATTATCCACAAGGCAAAAAAAGACACCATTCAGGAAATATACCTGCTTGCACCAACGTTTAATCAATCAAACCATTTTGTAAGTTACTGTAACGCCCTCATAGAATCACATAACACCATACCACTGCATACTGAAATCAGAGCCGACCGCATCACAAAAGAAACAATAGCTCTGTTACAAAAGGGAGGTTTTCATAGCTTAGAGGTTGGCCTGCAAACAATGAATCAGGCCTGCCTTAATCACATTGGCCGAAAAACCAATGCACAAAAGGAGCTTGAAGGCATTGTGCGCCTTAAAGACGCTGGATTTAAGCTTCAGGTTGGTATTATACCCGGCCTTCCCACCGACACCCCTGAATCATTTATGAACACTATTGACAAACTTTTAGATTACGGGCTTAGCAACGAAATTGAACTGTACCCACTTATGGTTTTACCAGGAACAGCCCTGTATGATGAAGCACTGCAACAAGGCGCTACCTTTATGCATCACCCACCGTACTACTTTATTGAAGGATTCAATTTTTCACAAACTGATCTCCATGCAATAACACA
This window encodes:
- a CDS encoding radical SAM protein, giving the protein MNIVFVQLPLLDHGYNYIAGNIPTAPATLQAFCLSNYRPNIKAIQLPQTIQNFGSDPLIVDTILHHNPTHVAFTCYLWNVERSCAIAQKIKALTTVTILFGGPEIQLQSYILRQHHPEVDMFIIGEGEFFFDHYVHNTHTQYLHTINSNAVFIQPASCFVPLKKLVEPYTLGYLQPMYDGSLSVEVIRGCPFTCNYCLYSKNTSKVRAFPADTLQAIIHKAKKDTIQEIYLLAPTFNQSNHFVSYCNALIESHNTIPLHTEIRADRITKETIALLQKGGFHSLEVGLQTMNQACLNHIGRKTNAQKELEGIVRLKDAGFKLQVGIIPGLPTDTPESFMNTIDKLLDYGLSNEIELYPLMVLPGTALYDEALQQGATFMHHPPYYFIEGFNFSQTDLHAITQYFENVTGFVFNPPFIPSFIMNKKGTLTSSVLINCKKHKTLPGHIFNAMQTNHFIFYILCDSSSQIDLALQSILSHCQFHTMLYSVVCIYNDILDDSAIARTLLAATKDTFYYHMMHFQNTYDRLPVRIFQLFETLETFLRAQEHYACINPILLVNPENYTIISHKEFAYPFPIVIQKGFAKHCIDWLKQQYSESIELVSFQDEADQKYVYKKIGITYSQITFKTKYI